The nucleotide window ACTATAAAAATAATAAATATTTTACTCGAAGTGTAGAGTATAATGCAGGTAAAGATGGCACAGGATTTACTTATAAAGTATATCAAAGAGGAGATATTAATTGGGATATGGTCCGAACAAAAGGTGCTAAAAAAGGTCGCGGGCTAACAAATGCTGAAGCATCTGCGAAATACGGACTTGCTCCTATTCTTGATGAAGCAGGAAGTGTTGCAACATTGCATCATTCACAACAAAAAGGTGTTGGACCATTATATGAAGCTTCGACAAGGTACCATAATATCGCTAATGCTAAAAGAGCTCCACTACATCCTTATAAAGGAAAGTTAAACCCATTTTATCCAATGGATGAGACAACTAGAGGAGCGTTTCAAAAAGTAGATTCTATTAATTATTGGAAAATACGAGGAGAAGAAGCTTTAGGAGGAAGATAATATGAGTATATTGCCTGAGAGACTAGATGAAGTTTTAGGAGAAGAAATATATAAACGTGAAGATAGCAATCTAGTACAGGATGTTTTAATAAGGCTAGGTGTAAGCGCATCGGATACTTTCCAAGAATTTTATATCCAGTATGCAGGACCTTTTTGGGAAGAGCATGTACCCTTTGAATTACTAGATATAGTAGATGAAGAAAACAATATTGAATCATACACACTCATTTCTAGAAAAGAACATGGTTTTCCGAAGCAATATCTGGTTTTAAGTGAAATGTCAGCAAATGCTGTATTAGTACTGGATGCTGTAACAGATAAAGTTTATATAGTTAATTTTGAGGGTGGAGATGAACTACTTATTAAAGGCGAGTTAAAGGAAAGTTGGTCATCGTTTTTTGATTTCTTAAAGGCATATTTTAATTGTTAATTCTAGTCCAATAAAAGTGAATTCAGAGATACTTAAAACCTTGATTGGCTACATGTCTTTCAAGGTTTTTCTTTATAAGATACTAAGTTTGTAAGGTGAGTATTGGCAAATAAAGATTATAGTTGTGGAAGAAAACAATAATTTATAGCTAGTATGGTATAAAAGAGCCCTTGGCGGTAAAGACCCAGTGGCAGATGGAGAGTCTGCAGAATGGTTTCGGAAATGGCTTGAATTAGAAATATAAGTAATCAAAACAGGCGTTGGAATAGAATCCTCCCATATATTTATAGGAGGATTTTCACTCTTACAAGTTTTTCTTCATTCGCCATACTAAGTAATCATGCTGTTCATCTTTCAATTTTTCCATCCTCATTTTTTGATAAAATGTAACAGCTCTTGTGTTTGTAGGCGATACACGTAAGTGATATTCAGCTACCTTATGATTTCTAAAATACGCTTCTGCATAGTCTACTAGATATTTTCCGATTCCTTTATTCCGGTAAGGGGCTGTTAGATAATAGAGATGAACATAACCAATACGTGTTCCTTCGTATGCAATGATACGCATTTCGATCTGACCAATTGGCTGACCTTTACACCAAACTAAAACATAACCTTCTGGGAAGGACTCAATTCTGTTACGAATTTTTTCAATGTATCCATGTTCTTCACCAAATCGATCTATACTGCCAAAACTAATAAGATATGAATCTTTTCTAAACCGGATAATCGTATCTTTGTCTGCAAGCGGGTTGATTGGACGAAATTCCAACTCTTCATGAAGCATGTTTATTCCCCCAATATATGTAGGATGTAAATCTAATTTAGACAAAGGAAAGGAGTCTAACTAAAGTTTTGGAGATTATCGGATAAAGAACAGTTTAAGTGGTTAGACGAACAAATAGGTGGTACAAGAAAAGGAATGACATGGCATCATACGGAGGTTCCTGGTAAAATGGAGCTGGTCCCCTTTGGTATTCATAATATCACACCTCATAATGGTGGAAGAACAAAAGGTATGTGGGCCGACGCTCCCAGATAATAATATTGAAGAGGTATAAAAATGGAATTTAAGGATGGATCAATCATTTATCCTTTACCGGACGATAATTTGCTTTCTGAAAGGGAAGGTAAGTGGAGAATAAATTTACCAGAGAAGTATAAAGAATTTATAAAAAAATATAATGGTGGTACTCCTATAAAAGATAGCTTTAAGTATAATAATCATATCTATGCCATTGATAGGTTTTTATGTATTTTAAAAGTAACTGGGGAAAGAGACGATGAGTATTATGATATAGGAGTAGTTAGAACACAATTAGACGAAAGAATTGTTTTTGATGAAAATTTAGTTGGTACTGAACTGCTACCGATAGCTGTTTTATTTGCAGGTGACTTTGTTTGCTTAGACTATCGCAACAATGTTGAAGAGCCTATTGTATGCGTTTGGAATCATGAAGAGTCTTCAGATTTAAATCCTGTAACATATATTATAAGTAATAGCTTTGAAGAATTTCTAAATATGTTAACAGAATAGATACTTGTTTATTTACAAAACGGTAATACCATTTAGACTTTAACCTTAACTAGCAAAATGCAGGTCAAGGTTTTTTTATCATCAACAAATTTATTTTTAGACTCTGTTCCAGTTCGTTGTTGGTTTCGGTTATGAAAAAGGAAGTTGATGACAGCATCAGCTTCCTTTTTTGTTGTAACGTTTTTAATGCAAATTAATCCCACGGTGAAAGAAGTAGTAATGCAGACGGTATTCTGCAATCTCCTTTGTCCACCTCCAAAGCAGCTCGCGGTGCTCCGGCAATAGGTTAAAATGTAAACGCAGCTCGTTGTTTGTGAAGGATATAAGGTCCTTGTTCGTGCTGAACTTGCTCATTGGCATGTCGGCAATGAGCTTGCTGACCTGTTTCTCATTGTAATCCCACATTTTCTTCGTGTTGGTACTTGAAAAATCCTTATCTTTGCGGTACTTCTTGCTCATATAGTACTGATGGAAGTACGGCGCAACCTCCTCTGGTGTAGTCGGTGCAAACCAACGCTCCGGACCCCGCTCCAGCATGGCGCTTAGTACAACCATTTTATAGCTCTTGGTCATGCCTGTTTTTTCAATTTCCTCCAGCCACGGGCGATATAATTCAAATGCCTCGCGTTCTTCAAGTGTCAGCTCCTCGGCCCATTCTAAAAAGCCTACGTACGACTTAAACTCCTGACGGTACATCTCATAGGCCACTGCACCGTGCTGATACAGCTCTAAATAAGAAGGACGTCTGCCTAGGTCTGTTTTTACGGTAAAGTAATTATCCCGAAGCAGCTCGCGGCGCGGCATTTTTTTCTTCGCCATCTCTGCGAGTAGATCTATCGCTTGCGTTTCAAAATGGATTTCACAGCCATCCGGCACAACCGTCTCCGCTGGATGTTGTCCCTTCTGACTTGGCATGTCTACCTGAAACAAAGACATTTTCACATCCGCATTGCGGTAGTTTCCAATCAAATCAATGATTACGCAGTAATCCTTTCCCTCGTGAAGACGCAGCCCGCGGCCGACCTGCTGGGTGAAGACGGTCAAGGATTCCGTTGGACGTACAAACAACAGCGTATCCACGGCAGGAATATCGGTTCCCTCATTAAATAAGTCGACTGTAAAAATGGCCTCTAGCTCACCGTCACCTAACTGGCGAATCGCATCGGGTCTAGAAATATCCTTTGTATTCGCGTGCAGGGCAATTGTTTTATGTCCATTTTCTTGAAAAAATGCGTTCAATGCTTCAGCTTGTCGGACAGACGAACAAAATACAATCGTTCGCGTTTGTTTATGCTTGCGCCAAGCCTCCAGCGTTTTCTCATACAGCTCACGACGATTTTGCGCTGCCGCAAGCTCGTCTTGATCGTACTTCGTTCCCACCCAGCGGATTTTTGTGTAATCAGTATCATCATAGACGCCGTAATAGTGGAACGGTGCCAGCCACTTTTGCTGGATCGCTTCAATGAAGTCAATTTTATAGGCAACCTTCCCATCACAAAGTGCGAAAATATCACGATTGTCATTGCGGTACGGCGTTGCGGTAATCCCAAGCAAAAAGCGTGGCTCAAAGTGGCGCAAAATACTTTGATAAGAAGATGCGGCTGCGTGATGAAACTCATCAATAACAACTAAATCAAATGCCTGCGGATCAAACTGCATCAGATGACGCTTTTGATTGAGCGTCGCCACAGAAGCAAACACAAAATCAGCATCCGGCTCCTTTACCCTGCCGCAGTAAATGCCAGTGGTTTTTTCATGATGCACGTTGTGAAACGATTGCTGGGCCTGATATAAAATTTCCTCACGATGCGCCACAAACAGGACGCGGCGGAAATGACGCGCAAAAAACGCAGCCAAATACGTTTTCCCAAGACCGGTTGCCATCACCACAAGCGCCTTGTCATAGCCCTCCTCTAGCGCTGTCTCCAGCTCCTGCAGTGCTTCAACCTGCGCAAAACGGGGGCTGATAGCATAAGGAAGCCTGTGATCTGTCACCATCTCCTGGGTTGGCTGCTGCTCGGCCGGAAGCATAAAATCCAGCTCCTCAGCCTCTGTCCAGCTGCGTACAAAATCACCCTGCTTCGCATGATACGCATCGTACTGCTCACGATATAAGCGCACGGTTTCAGTGTTTACTACCACCGTATTTTCATGATGAAACAGCTTTGAAAACTCTTCAATCGCTTCATCAAACGTGCTCGGCTCTACCGACTTTTGCATCGCCAAATTCCACTCCACACCATGCTGCAGGGCAGATCTAGACAGATTAGAGGAACCGACGAAAAGCACACCGCCATCACCCGCATCTAAAATGTAGCTCTTCGGATGAAACGAAACACCCCCGCTTTGAAATAGCTTTACCTCAATGCTCTCGTGAATAGAAAGCAAATCAGAAAGTGCATCGGGCTGGGTGATATACAAATAATCGCCCGTGCAAATCTTGATGTCCGCCCCGCGCTCAGCCGCCTCCAAAAGCGCCTCGCGCAGCACAGCCACACCAGACTTCATCACAAACGAAGTCAAAATATAAATCGTCGACGACCTGCGCATAGCCGCAACTAGCTCGCGGCCCAGACCGCCTGTATAAAGGGTAACCTGTTTATCAGTCTTCCACATCAATCAAAAACACCTTCTCCATAAAACCGCCCCGCTTGTCAGCCTTCTCCTGGCGCATTCTTTCTACGTCCTGTATATCCGCACCATGATAGTTCGCAAGGGCATGGATAATTTCAAGCAGATCAGCGAGTTCCTCCAGAGCACTCTCGTTCGTCGCTGCTTCCAGATATTCATTTAGTTCCTCCTGCGACTTCACGCGCAGGGCTTCTATGTATTCCTCGTTATCTAGGATTCTCGTAGTATACGCTTTACCGGTCTGTTCAATAATGGCAGGGATTTTGTCGCGGACGAGCTTGTTGTAGGTTGGCATAGGTAGGTCTCCTTTTTTAATGTAAAATTGTGTATGTTGATATTATAGTTGATTGGGAGGGGGAGAGGGAAGGATGAGTACGTTTTGGGGGGAAAGATTGGATAGGATATACTTGGTTGGACATAAAAGTTAAGGTCAAGTCAAGTAGATTGGGGATACTATAATTGAGGAGATTATGGAGGAATAAGGCCGATTCTCCAGTTACACGGTTGCGCAATTTAAACCGCACCCGTGTAATAAATTAGAACTGATGAATTATTTCAACCGAGAGTTCAGGCAAGAAGAGGCACTAATAATTTTCATAAGTGATGTAATATATGGGAGAGTTACTCAAACATGGCATTACGTAGGTGTAATTGTTTAATCCCTTAATTGAGAAATTATCGGTTACAGTGCCGGTGAACAAAAGGATGGAGACCTAGTTTATAGTAGAAACACATAGTAATAGCCTATACCTCTCTAGGGCATAGGCTATTTCGTTGCTGTGACAGAAAACGTGATGAATTGTATGATAAAAGACGGCGATATTCATATTGGGGGAGCACTTCTTACTATTGGATGCCCCGTTCCTGGCGAAATCGCTCCACCGCTGACAGAGCGGTCTGGTAGCCGCCCGCGTCGCGGAGGGATTGACCGATAGTCGCAGCGCTCCTCTTGAAGCGTTGTTCGTTCAAGGCCTGATCTACGGCATATCGCAGCTTGGCGGCGGTAAGCTGCGATTTGTTCAGCACGACACCTGCCCCCAGCTTCTCTACACGTGCTGCGATAATAGGCTGATCGGCCGCGTGGGGGATGAGTACCAATGGCACGTCGTAGTACAGTGCTTCAGACACACTGTTCATACCGCCGTGACTCACAAAGACAGCCGACCGTTGCAATACCTCTAGCTGTGGCACATATGGACGGACAATGATGTGGGACGGTGCGTTCCGGAAAAGTCCCATATCTGTATAGCGCCCCGCAGAGATAACCACCTGATAATTTCCGTCACGGAAGG belongs to Ectobacillus sp. JY-23 and includes:
- a CDS encoding SMI1/KNR4 family protein, which produces MSILPERLDEVLGEEIYKREDSNLVQDVLIRLGVSASDTFQEFYIQYAGPFWEEHVPFELLDIVDEENNIESYTLISRKEHGFPKQYLVLSEMSANAVLVLDAVTDKVYIVNFEGGDELLIKGELKESWSSFFDFLKAYFNC
- a CDS encoding GNAT family N-acetyltransferase, producing the protein MLHEELEFRPINPLADKDTIIRFRKDSYLISFGSIDRFGEEHGYIEKIRNRIESFPEGYVLVWCKGQPIGQIEMRIIAYEGTRIGYVHLYYLTAPYRNKGIGKYLVDYAEAYFRNHKVAEYHLRVSPTNTRAVTFYQKMRMEKLKDEQHDYLVWRMKKNL
- a CDS encoding SMI1/KNR4 family protein, translated to MEFKDGSIIYPLPDDNLLSEREGKWRINLPEKYKEFIKKYNGGTPIKDSFKYNNHIYAIDRFLCILKVTGERDDEYYDIGVVRTQLDERIVFDENLVGTELLPIAVLFAGDFVCLDYRNNVEEPIVCVWNHEESSDLNPVTYIISNSFEEFLNMLTE
- a CDS encoding DEAD/DEAH box helicase family protein, which codes for MRRSSTIYILTSFVMKSGVAVLREALLEAAERGADIKICTGDYLYITQPDALSDLLSIHESIEVKLFQSGGVSFHPKSYILDAGDGGVLFVGSSNLSRSALQHGVEWNLAMQKSVEPSTFDEAIEEFSKLFHHENTVVVNTETVRLYREQYDAYHAKQGDFVRSWTEAEELDFMLPAEQQPTQEMVTDHRLPYAISPRFAQVEALQELETALEEGYDKALVVMATGLGKTYLAAFFARHFRRVLFVAHREEILYQAQQSFHNVHHEKTTGIYCGRVKEPDADFVFASVATLNQKRHLMQFDPQAFDLVVIDEFHHAAASSYQSILRHFEPRFLLGITATPYRNDNRDIFALCDGKVAYKIDFIEAIQQKWLAPFHYYGVYDDTDYTKIRWVGTKYDQDELAAAQNRRELYEKTLEAWRKHKQTRTIVFCSSVRQAEALNAFFQENGHKTIALHANTKDISRPDAIRQLGDGELEAIFTVDLFNEGTDIPAVDTLLFVRPTESLTVFTQQVGRGLRLHEGKDYCVIIDLIGNYRNADVKMSLFQVDMPSQKGQHPAETVVPDGCEIHFETQAIDLLAEMAKKKMPRRELLRDNYFTVKTDLGRRPSYLELYQHGAVAYEMYRQEFKSYVGFLEWAEELTLEEREAFELYRPWLEEIEKTGMTKSYKMVVLSAMLERGPERWFAPTTPEEVAPYFHQYYMSKKYRKDKDFSSTNTKKMWDYNEKQVSKLIADMPMSKFSTNKDLISFTNNELRLHFNLLPEHRELLWRWTKEIAEYRLHYYFFHRGINLH
- a CDS encoding nucleoside triphosphate pyrophosphohydrolase, which translates into the protein MPTYNKLVRDKIPAIIEQTGKAYTTRILDNEEYIEALRVKSQEELNEYLEAATNESALEELADLLEIIHALANYHGADIQDVERMRQEKADKRGGFMEKVFLIDVED